One part of the Phycisphaeraceae bacterium genome encodes these proteins:
- a CDS encoding ShlB/FhaC/HecB family hemolysin secretion/activation protein: protein MRTVVAEEGPIYPVSAFVLRYAQETQGLPMIDELAMVEVDLGRVEDGYVAPREGTPVVRLRIGEVRDRGVERYYASAIAQVNRAILAEFSRRGIIAVLVSPSDEDIYQPADREDPEWGKDLRPFGKTEMGIIIRVGLVKDVRTVASGDRIPADARINNPLHARIIRNSPIQPAGPDPAVRRDIINRPELDDYIFRLNRFPARQVDASLAPATEPGGVVLDYLVSEKKPWVLWGQVSNTGTEETSEWVERIGFTDFQLTNNDDILSLIFSTASFQETYSFNGSYDAPLLGSDRYRWRVFGDWNTFTASDLGFADEKFKGDGWDAGGEITANVYQRGPLFIDVFGGARWQNYQVDNQLADIEGNDDFFIPRFGVRLDRYTQTANTNALIAFEFNLPGVAGTSTEEAQLLGRLDVDTDWLTLKWDVSQSVYLEPLLFPTAFAAGQSTLAHEIYGAFRGQYAFDYRLIPQEEQIIGGMYTVRGYPEAAVAGDTALIGNIEYRFHLPRALGLQPNPEATPLFGQPFRWTPQQPYGPADWDLVLSAFFDVGYAENSDIQPYESNETLMGAGIGAGFQFKNNLILRLDWGFALRDIPGTDAGDNRVNFSATILY, encoded by the coding sequence ATGCGGACCGTTGTGGCGGAGGAGGGCCCAATCTATCCGGTGAGCGCGTTTGTCCTCAGGTACGCCCAGGAGACCCAGGGCCTTCCGATGATCGACGAGCTCGCCATGGTTGAGGTCGACCTGGGCCGCGTCGAGGACGGATACGTCGCCCCGCGGGAGGGGACACCGGTTGTGCGGCTCCGGATCGGAGAGGTGCGGGACCGGGGCGTTGAGAGGTACTACGCGAGCGCGATCGCCCAGGTGAATCGTGCGATCCTTGCCGAGTTCTCCCGGCGCGGCATCATCGCCGTTCTTGTCTCGCCGTCGGACGAGGACATCTACCAGCCCGCTGACCGGGAGGATCCCGAGTGGGGCAAGGACCTGCGACCCTTCGGCAAGACCGAGATGGGCATCATCATCCGGGTGGGCCTCGTGAAGGACGTCAGGACCGTCGCCTCGGGCGACCGGATTCCCGCCGACGCGCGGATCAACAACCCGCTGCACGCCAGGATCATCCGCAACTCACCGATCCAGCCGGCCGGGCCGGACCCGGCGGTGCGGCGCGACATCATCAACCGCCCCGAACTTGATGACTACATCTTCCGGCTCAACCGGTTCCCCGCGCGCCAGGTGGACGCATCACTGGCGCCGGCCACCGAGCCGGGCGGCGTAGTGCTCGACTATCTGGTGAGCGAGAAGAAGCCGTGGGTGCTCTGGGGCCAGGTCTCGAACACGGGTACCGAAGAGACCAGTGAATGGGTTGAGCGCATCGGGTTCACCGATTTCCAGCTGACCAACAACGACGACATCCTCAGCCTGATCTTCTCAACCGCGTCGTTTCAAGAGACCTACTCGTTCAACGGGTCGTACGACGCCCCGCTGCTCGGCTCGGACCGATACCGCTGGCGCGTCTTTGGCGACTGGAACACGTTCACAGCTTCGGACCTGGGCTTCGCGGACGAGAAGTTCAAGGGAGACGGGTGGGACGCCGGCGGCGAGATCACCGCGAATGTCTACCAGCGGGGGCCGCTGTTCATCGATGTGTTCGGCGGCGCTCGCTGGCAGAACTACCAGGTCGACAACCAGCTGGCCGACATCGAGGGCAACGACGACTTCTTCATCCCGAGGTTTGGCGTCCGGCTCGACCGGTACACGCAGACCGCCAACACCAACGCGCTGATCGCGTTCGAGTTCAACCTCCCCGGAGTCGCCGGAACGAGCACCGAGGAAGCCCAGTTGCTGGGTCGCTTGGATGTTGACACGGACTGGCTGACCCTGAAGTGGGATGTGAGCCAGTCGGTCTACCTCGAGCCGCTGCTGTTCCCGACGGCCTTTGCCGCGGGGCAGAGCACCTTGGCTCACGAGATTTACGGGGCATTCAGGGGCCAGTACGCGTTCGACTACCGCCTGATCCCCCAGGAAGAGCAGATTATCGGCGGCATGTACACGGTGCGCGGCTATCCCGAGGCGGCGGTGGCCGGAGATACCGCCCTGATCGGCAACATCGAGTACCGGTTCCACCTCCCCAGGGCTCTGGGCCTGCAGCCCAACCCCGAGGCGACCCCGCTCTTTGGCCAGCCCTTCCGCTGGACGCCACAGCAGCCCTACGGACCGGCGGACTGGGACCTGGTGCTCTCGGCCTTCTTCGACGTCGGCTACGCGGAGAACAGCGACATCCAGCCGTACGAGTCGAACGAGACGCTGATGGGTGCCGGCATCGGCGCGGGGTTCCAGTTCAAGAACAACCTGATCCTGAGACTGGACTGGGGCTTCGCGCTGCGGGATATCCCGGGCACCGATGCGGGCGACAACCGCGTCAATTTCTCAGCGACGATCCTCTACTAG